The window TTCGTCGTAGTCGAAGGTCCACCCTGTCGAGGCCGGAAGGCGGAGGTCTCCGTAGGGGTCGCTCCGTGAACTGTCGGGCGGGTCGGCGTTGGTCGCCAGACGGCACTGGAATGATCCCTGGAAGTGCAGTTTGATCTGCTTGAAGGCCATGGGGGTTCCTCTTTTGCACAGACCTCTCTTCCTTCCACGTTAGGCAAGCCCGTCCTGCTGTGCAGCTCGGGCCCGGCGTGGAATTCCCGGGTGTGGGCCGATGGGCCGAGGAGTAGTGTTGAAGTGCGGACCGCGTGGGTTTGTCACCCTCAACGCCGTGGTTTCCGGTCCGCAGTTCTCTCGGGGAGAAGGAAAGTTCGGCCATGGCCGACTTCACACCCGTCCAGTACGGAGCGGCGTGGAACAGCGCCGCTGCGATCCCGGGCACGGAATGCGGATTTCACGCGGTACCTGCCATCAAGAACGTGGCGGTCGGTTTCGCCGACCGGATACAGAAGACCGGACACTCGGAGTCCTTCCGCTGGGGCAATGCCAACGCCTGGGCCACCGATTTCGAGCACCCTGAACGCAACTCGACCGGGATGTCGCTCCACTTCGTCGACGATGTGCACCTGATGTATTTCGCGGGGCACGGGGCGGAGGAGCTGGCCGCGTCGTTCGCCTCCGACCACTTCGGCTGCCGCGCGTTCTACAAGAACATGCGGCTCGGTGTGAAGAAGCTGCGCTGGCTGGTGCTCGATGTCTGCGACGCCGTGACGTTCCCGGTCCCGGACAGTGTGGTGCGTGTCTGGTCCGCGCCGCTGAGCGGCGACTCCAGCCACCCGCAACAGGCCCTCAGCGTCCTGTGCACCTTTGTCAAGCAGAGCTTCGCCGGGCTCAACACCGAACGCGGCGATGACTTCGCTGTCGCCGTCTCCAGGGGAACACCGGTGGGCACGGCATGGCTGGACTCGGCCTTCGCCCGCTCCGGCTCGCAGACCAACACGCCTGTCGTCATAGCCTGCGGCCTGGATGCGAACGACGCCATGTTCAGGCGAGACCGCAGGACATTGGCGGACCGTGACGTCGGTCCGGTGCCTGCGCGGTTCCTGTCAATGAAGTGGCGCAGCTAGCGCAGCCCGGAGAGGATCGGAGGCCTGCCGATGCTGGACTACGCGGCACTGCTGGAGTTCTGGCTGTCCTTCGGGGCCCCGGCGAACATCTACGAGGTGGACTCGAGCGTCGAACCGCTGGACGACATCGTGGAGTTGGCTCAGCTGGCCGGGATGTCCGGAGCCGATCCATCGGCCTGGAACGAGTTCGGCCCGCTGCTCGAGATCGAACAGGAGCCGTACCTCTGTACGGTCTTCAGGCCTTCCCGGGCCGTTCGACTGGTGGACACCGGACGCTGGCAGGTGGACGACGGAACGGCGCACCTGGATCTGACGGACTCGGAGGCGACCTTCGCCGCAGTCCAGGAGGCCGGCTTCCTGCGGCTGCTCGACGAGGACCAGTTCGCACTCTCCCGGGTGACCCGGTTGAACGTGGCCACCGCCGAACGCGGCCAACCGGCCGGCGACGAGCGGGTCATCGACGTCGGCGTGGTCCTCACCCGGCAACGCGACGGCCTGAGTTTCCTCGGCCAGGGCGGGAACGTCGTCATGTACCTGGGACCGGACCTACGGCCTACCGGCTTCGAGCGGACGGCCCGCCGGATCGCCGGTGTCCGTGAGGCGGTGAGCGGCTGGCGCGGCCTGGACGAGGTGCTGGCAGAGCTCGA of the Streptomyces sp. NBC_00287 genome contains:
- a CDS encoding DUF6345 domain-containing protein; translated protein: MADFTPVQYGAAWNSAAAIPGTECGFHAVPAIKNVAVGFADRIQKTGHSESFRWGNANAWATDFEHPERNSTGMSLHFVDDVHLMYFAGHGAEELAASFASDHFGCRAFYKNMRLGVKKLRWLVLDVCDAVTFPVPDSVVRVWSAPLSGDSSHPQQALSVLCTFVKQSFAGLNTERGDDFAVAVSRGTPVGTAWLDSAFARSGSQTNTPVVIACGLDANDAMFRRDRRTLADRDVGPVPARFLSMKWRS